In one window of Opitutus sp. GAS368 DNA:
- a CDS encoding prepilin-type N-terminal cleavage/methylation domain-containing protein, with translation MKRLANRCGFTLLELLVAVTITLVLAGLMLTVVTNTLNLWHRTQDKFSTATQAKLLLDLVERDLQAAVFRKDGGPWLAVDVINTPASLTSHGWLVPTTSIKPATTESQRLVPGTVGGATPVISDARFGLSGAWLRFITTNVESAGSLPVAVSYQIARRPVTGAISAASPADVRYTLFRAAVGAANTQTGGNNVTAPSYASRSATPAGTRNQPTLTNPNGSDALATNVVDFGVWLHVRDTTTGGLRRIFPADNTDLVHVAQDPGAAADANRFPDVADVMVRILTEQGATLLAQMENGAGRVTRPPNYASDAEWWWAVVEANSHVYTRRIEVRGTAL, from the coding sequence ATGAAACGGCTGGCCAATCGGTGCGGGTTCACGCTGTTGGAGCTGCTGGTCGCCGTCACCATCACGCTGGTGCTGGCGGGACTGATGCTGACGGTGGTGACAAACACCCTCAATCTCTGGCATCGCACGCAGGATAAATTCTCCACCGCCACCCAGGCCAAACTGCTGCTGGATCTCGTCGAACGCGACCTGCAGGCCGCTGTGTTTCGCAAGGACGGCGGCCCATGGCTGGCGGTGGATGTCATCAATACCCCGGCCAGCCTGACCAGCCATGGCTGGCTCGTGCCCACGACCTCGATCAAGCCCGCCACCACCGAGAGCCAGCGGCTCGTGCCCGGCACCGTGGGGGGCGCAACGCCGGTGATCAGCGATGCCCGCTTTGGTCTGTCGGGTGCCTGGCTCCGCTTTATCACCACCAATGTCGAATCGGCCGGCAGCCTGCCGGTCGCCGTGTCCTATCAAATCGCCCGCCGGCCGGTCACCGGGGCGATCAGTGCCGCCAGCCCGGCGGATGTGCGCTACACGCTGTTCCGCGCCGCGGTCGGCGCGGCCAACACCCAGACCGGCGGAAACAACGTGACCGCGCCCAGCTACGCCAGCCGCTCGGCCACGCCGGCTGGAACCCGTAACCAACCGACCCTAACCAACCCCAACGGCAGCGACGCCCTCGCGACGAACGTGGTGGACTTCGGTGTCTGGCTTCACGTTCGCGACACGACCACGGGCGGGCTGCGCCGCATCTTTCCCGCTGACAACACCGATCTGGTCCACGTCGCGCAAGACCCCGGGGCCGCCGCCGACGCCAACCGCTTCCCGGATGTGGCGGATGTGATGGTCAGGATCCTCACGGAGCAAGGCGCGACGTTGCTGGCCCAAATGGAAAATGGCGCCGGCCGGGTCACCCGGCCGCCCAACTACGCGTCGGACGCGGAATGGTGGTGGGCGGTCGTCGAGGCCAATTCGCATGTCTACACCCGGCGAATCGAAGTGCGGGGGACGGCGCTATGA
- a CDS encoding prepilin-type N-terminal cleavage/methylation domain-containing protein produces the protein MRFPWRQPRGFSLVEVIIAVGIFATAVAVILALLAPLSRQAAASADSLTALRLPDAIRVELGRLNRVGGFDALAGQTKPMAAPLPATLALVASRDATRIQSLSYLPPAAADQVAQDDRFFLIEAWTFNQAPLAYDPGGAVLALQVRVSWPYFTPGSASATAPADREQVTFTLSLTR, from the coding sequence ATGCGATTTCCCTGGCGCCAGCCCCGCGGCTTTTCCCTCGTTGAAGTCATCATCGCGGTCGGGATCTTTGCGACCGCCGTGGCCGTCATCCTCGCCCTGCTGGCGCCGCTTTCCCGGCAAGCGGCCGCTTCGGCCGACTCGCTCACGGCGTTGCGGCTGCCGGACGCGATCAGGGTGGAACTCGGTCGCCTGAACCGAGTGGGGGGCTTCGATGCCCTGGCGGGCCAGACCAAGCCGATGGCCGCGCCGCTGCCGGCCACTCTGGCCCTTGTGGCGTCGCGCGACGCCACCCGCATCCAGTCGCTCAGCTACCTGCCCCCGGCCGCAGCCGATCAGGTGGCCCAGGACGACCGGTTTTTCCTGATCGAAGCGTGGACCTTCAACCAGGCTCCTCTGGCCTATGACCCGGGTGGCGCCGTGCTCGCGCTGCAGGTGCGTGTGTCCTGGCCTTATTTCACCCCCGGCTCGGCTTCGGCGACCGCGCCGGCGGACCGCGAGCAAGTCACCTTCACGCTCTCGCTTACCCGATGA
- a CDS encoding prepilin-type N-terminal cleavage/methylation domain-containing protein encodes MKPVSLQSSVSRPRSSGFTLLELLVVIGLIAVFSFFIAGGLAGGGKSAALQSAQATLANLVTAARTKAMASGQSARVLVHVDVTSTGQPLRYLRYVAIQTQTTTGWQTVSDAFLPDGIYVVPGNFGTIPAGLFAANTSTPWIKTDGSALRSTALRSNQITAETINSPVTEQWVSFTLSSSAGTAQPGDIVLAAGHVRPPGSYLAGESPVELESPENVRGLTLSVYGVPALINARAGF; translated from the coding sequence ATGAAACCGGTCTCATTGCAGTCCTCCGTCTCCCGTCCCCGGTCCTCTGGTTTTACCCTGCTGGAGCTGCTGGTTGTCATCGGGCTCATCGCCGTCTTCTCGTTCTTCATCGCGGGCGGCCTGGCGGGCGGCGGCAAATCGGCGGCGCTGCAGTCCGCGCAAGCCACCCTGGCAAACCTTGTCACGGCGGCCCGCACCAAAGCGATGGCCAGCGGGCAGTCGGCCCGGGTCCTCGTGCACGTTGACGTCACCAGCACCGGCCAGCCCTTGCGCTACCTGCGCTATGTCGCGATCCAAACCCAAACCACGACCGGCTGGCAAACGGTGTCGGATGCTTTTTTGCCGGACGGTATCTATGTTGTGCCGGGCAACTTCGGCACCATTCCCGCCGGACTGTTTGCCGCGAACACATCGACCCCCTGGATCAAGACGGACGGTTCGGCTCTGCGTTCGACCGCCCTGCGTTCGAATCAGATCACGGCTGAAACCATCAACAGCCCGGTGACGGAGCAATGGGTGAGCTTCACGCTTTCCTCCTCCGCGGGCACGGCGCAACCGGGGGATATCGTCCTCGCGGCCGGTCATGTCCGGCCGCCCGGTTCCTATCTCGCCGGCGAATCCCCGGTCGAACTGGAGAGTCCGGAGAATGTGCGCGGCCTGACGCTGAGTGTTTACGGCGTGCCGGCCTTGATCAACGCCCGGGCCGGTTTCTGA
- a CDS encoding prepilin-type N-terminal cleavage/methylation domain-containing protein — protein MRRHTRGFTLLELLSVIAVIGILAALIFPAVRSARVSANKARTKVQFSQWAAAMEGFRAEYGYYPVLHSSNLVNPPGQTTDQAMLHLFHDVLAAKRRDGSALPAYTPGTDSQLPEAQNRKLVRFYSFSDSDFTNASSPTSNLLHDAFDNTEIAVLVDRNLDGVIKQGSDFTVLPAVGGMTPSATDFPAAGVRAGVIFYAPAPGADAANPEFIFSWK, from the coding sequence ATGCGCCGTCACACCCGTGGATTCACGTTGCTCGAACTTCTCTCCGTCATCGCGGTGATCGGCATCCTCGCGGCGCTCATCTTTCCGGCGGTGCGCTCGGCCCGGGTCTCGGCCAACAAGGCCCGGACCAAGGTGCAGTTCAGCCAGTGGGCCGCCGCCATGGAGGGTTTTCGCGCCGAATACGGCTACTACCCGGTGCTGCACAGCTCCAACCTCGTCAACCCGCCCGGCCAGACCACGGATCAGGCCATGCTGCACCTGTTCCATGACGTGCTCGCCGCGAAACGCCGCGACGGCTCCGCGCTGCCGGCTTACACCCCCGGCACCGACTCCCAGTTACCCGAGGCGCAGAACCGCAAGCTCGTCCGCTTCTATTCCTTCAGTGACTCTGATTTCACCAACGCCTCCTCCCCGACGTCCAACCTGCTGCACGACGCCTTCGACAACACCGAGATCGCGGTGCTCGTGGACCGGAATCTCGACGGTGTCATCAAGCAGGGCAGCGATTTCACCGTGCTGCCGGCGGTCGGCGGAATGACGCCCAGCGCCACGGATTTCCCCGCCGCCGGGGTGCGGGCCGGGGTGATCTTCTATGCCCCGGCGCCCGGTGCCGACGCCGCAAACCCCGAGTTCATCTTCAGCTGGAAATGA
- a CDS encoding prepilin-type N-terminal cleavage/methylation domain-containing protein codes for MDSRRPSGQSRRGFTLLELLAVITLIAILAGIVIGVGRRASEAGKTARAKAELAALSAALETYKRIYGDYPRILSDSLSTDTASGQALYAALNGQRGPQLGATDFPAQQRVLLEKSRFTLTSPTAADNAVNAVLDPWGNPYRYAYNPGASWKNSSFVLLSAGPDGNVTLPIPSDGLISAAYEATQLDGRPLNLDNLYANR; via the coding sequence ATGGATTCTCGCCGCCCATCTGGACAGTCGCGGCGGGGCTTCACCCTGCTGGAGCTGCTGGCGGTCATCACCCTCATCGCAATCCTGGCCGGCATCGTCATCGGCGTCGGCCGCCGGGCTTCCGAGGCCGGCAAGACGGCCCGCGCCAAGGCCGAACTCGCGGCGCTCTCAGCCGCCCTCGAAACCTACAAGCGCATCTATGGAGATTATCCGCGGATCCTGTCCGATTCGCTTTCGACCGACACGGCGTCGGGACAGGCGCTTTATGCCGCGCTCAACGGCCAGCGAGGGCCGCAGCTCGGCGCCACCGACTTTCCCGCGCAGCAGCGCGTGCTCCTCGAGAAGTCCCGGTTCACCCTGACCAGCCCGACGGCGGCGGACAATGCGGTCAACGCGGTGCTCGATCCCTGGGGCAATCCCTACCGCTACGCCTACAACCCCGGGGCGAGCTGGAAAAACTCTTCATTCGTCCTGCTGTCCGCCGGCCCCGACGGGAACGTGACGTTGCCAATCCCCAGCGATGGTCTCATTAGTGCCGCTTACGAAGCGACCCAGCTGGACGGACGGCCGCTCAACCTCGACAACCTCTACGCCAATCGCTGA
- the acs gene encoding acetate--CoA ligase — translation MSRESRIFKPSAEFKNQANLGSYATYRRLYLESVNAPDRFWGKQAKQFLAWRKPFSSVLKWKAPHAKWFTGGQLNVSENCLDRHLQTARANKAAIIFEGEPGDTRTITYAQLQREVCQFANVLESLGLRKGDRAAIYLPMVPEAAVAMLACARVGVIHTVIFGGFSAEAIKDRVNDCQAKLVITADGGWRRGKVVELKTNVDRALPHTPTVQHVVVLKRTGNAVVMTERRDRWWHDLMASAPITHKAKAHDSETPLFILYTSGSTGKPKGVLHTSAGYLLGTTMTSHYVFDLKDTDVYWCTADIGWITGHSYVVYGPLSCGATVLMYEGAPNQPEPDRFWSIIDKHGVTIFYTAPTAIRAFMRWGDDYVKKHSLASLRLLGSVGEPINPEAWMWYHTLIGKKRCPIVDTWWQTETGAIMVTPLPGAIPTTPGSCTLPFFGVVPKVLDEKGVEVPVNSGGKLFLTQPWPSMLRTLWNDDDRFKKQYWSEIPGLYFCGDGARKDKNGYLWVVGRIDDVLNVSGHRIGTAEVESALVSHPSVAEAAVVGRPDDLKGQALVVFVTLKSGMVASDALKEQLRAHVGKEIGSLAKPDDVRFAAGLPKTRSGKIMRRLLKELATSGDIKGDTTTLEDFSIITALKADEE, via the coding sequence GTGTCTCGCGAAAGCCGGATTTTCAAACCATCGGCTGAATTCAAGAACCAAGCAAACCTTGGCAGCTACGCGACTTACCGTAGGCTCTACCTTGAGTCTGTCAACGCTCCAGACCGGTTTTGGGGCAAACAAGCCAAACAATTTCTCGCCTGGCGGAAACCTTTCAGCAGCGTCCTCAAATGGAAGGCGCCGCATGCCAAGTGGTTCACGGGTGGACAGTTAAACGTTTCCGAGAACTGTCTCGACCGGCACCTGCAAACGGCTCGCGCCAACAAGGCCGCAATTATTTTCGAAGGCGAGCCCGGCGACACCCGCACCATCACTTACGCCCAGCTCCAGCGCGAGGTCTGCCAGTTCGCCAATGTCCTCGAATCGCTCGGCCTCAGGAAGGGCGATCGGGCGGCGATCTACCTGCCCATGGTGCCCGAGGCCGCCGTGGCGATGCTCGCCTGCGCGCGCGTGGGCGTGATCCACACGGTGATCTTCGGCGGCTTCAGCGCCGAGGCCATCAAGGACCGCGTCAACGACTGCCAGGCCAAGCTCGTCATCACCGCCGATGGCGGCTGGCGCCGTGGCAAGGTCGTCGAGCTCAAGACCAATGTCGACCGCGCCCTGCCGCACACGCCCACCGTCCAGCACGTCGTCGTGCTCAAGCGCACCGGCAACGCCGTCGTCATGACCGAGCGTCGCGACCGCTGGTGGCATGACCTGATGGCCAGCGCGCCGATCACGCACAAGGCGAAGGCCCACGACAGCGAGACGCCTCTCTTCATTCTCTACACGTCGGGCTCCACCGGCAAACCGAAGGGCGTGCTCCACACCAGCGCGGGCTACCTGCTCGGCACGACGATGACGTCGCACTACGTTTTCGACCTCAAGGACACCGATGTCTACTGGTGCACCGCCGACATCGGCTGGATCACCGGCCATAGCTACGTCGTCTACGGCCCGCTCAGCTGCGGTGCGACCGTGCTCATGTATGAGGGCGCCCCCAACCAGCCCGAGCCCGACCGCTTCTGGTCGATCATCGACAAGCACGGCGTAACGATCTTCTACACGGCGCCGACCGCCATCCGCGCGTTCATGCGCTGGGGCGACGACTACGTGAAGAAGCACAGCCTCGCCTCGCTCCGCCTCCTCGGCTCCGTGGGCGAACCCATCAATCCCGAGGCGTGGATGTGGTATCACACGCTCATCGGCAAGAAACGCTGCCCAATCGTCGACACCTGGTGGCAGACCGAGACCGGTGCCATCATGGTCACGCCGCTCCCCGGCGCCATCCCGACCACGCCCGGTTCGTGCACCCTGCCGTTCTTCGGCGTCGTGCCGAAGGTGCTGGACGAAAAGGGCGTCGAGGTCCCCGTCAACAGCGGCGGCAAGCTCTTCCTCACGCAGCCGTGGCCCTCGATGCTCCGCACGCTCTGGAACGACGACGACCGCTTCAAGAAGCAATATTGGAGCGAGATCCCGGGCCTGTATTTCTGCGGCGACGGCGCGCGCAAGGACAAGAACGGCTACCTCTGGGTGGTCGGGCGCATCGACGACGTGCTCAACGTCTCCGGCCATCGCATCGGCACCGCCGAGGTCGAGAGCGCGCTGGTCTCGCACCCGTCCGTCGCGGAGGCCGCCGTCGTCGGCCGCCCCGACGATCTCAAGGGCCAGGCGCTCGTCGTGTTTGTCACGCTCAAGTCCGGCATGGTGGCCAGCGACGCGCTCAAGGAGCAGCTCCGCGCCCACGTCGGCAAGGAGATCGGCTCCCTCGCCAAGCCCGACGACGTTCGCTTTGCCGCCGGCCTGCCGAAGACCCGTTCCGGGAAAATCATGCGCCGCCTGCTCAAGGAGCTGGCGACCTCCGGCGACATCAAGGGCGACACCACGACGCTCGAGGACTTCTCGATCATCACCGCGCTCAAGGCGGACGAAGAATAA
- the rho gene encoding transcription termination factor Rho, translating into MDKDNPSVAASTASPTPSPAPAQPDNSIRVEGILDLDNSRNGQLLDLAKHGKRRPTDPFVPRELVRRFHLNQGSMITAMATPDERFPNPKVRFIEKVDGLDLEARRKSLEFANLTTITPNEQIKLELKDGRMTTRVMDLFAPIGKGTRGLIVAPPRTGKTTYLRDIALGVLQNHPECHVMILLVDERPEEVTDFKRSVPCEVWASSNDDPVENHIRIADLCIERAKRLVEAGKDVVMLIDSLTRLARAHNTAKNSGRTGTGGLDVRALEKPRQLFASARNTEEGGSLTIIASILIETGSRMDDVIFQEFKGTGNMELVLDRKAAEMRIWPAVNVASSGTRKEELLLDEKTLEAIHFFRRALVQQKIEEATDTMVTRLSKTKTNAEFVKLIVK; encoded by the coding sequence ATGGATAAAGACAACCCGTCGGTCGCCGCTTCCACGGCATCGCCGACTCCCTCCCCCGCTCCGGCCCAGCCGGACAACAGCATTCGCGTCGAAGGCATCCTCGATCTCGACAACAGCCGCAATGGCCAGTTGCTCGACCTCGCGAAGCACGGCAAGCGCCGGCCGACCGACCCCTTTGTGCCGCGCGAACTCGTGCGCCGCTTCCACCTGAACCAGGGCAGCATGATCACGGCCATGGCGACGCCGGACGAGCGCTTCCCCAACCCGAAGGTCCGCTTCATCGAGAAGGTCGACGGTCTGGACCTCGAGGCGCGCCGCAAGTCCCTTGAGTTCGCCAATCTCACGACCATCACGCCCAACGAGCAGATCAAGCTCGAGTTGAAGGACGGCCGTATGACCACCCGCGTCATGGATCTCTTCGCTCCCATCGGCAAGGGCACCCGCGGCCTCATCGTCGCCCCGCCCCGCACCGGCAAGACCACCTACCTGCGCGACATCGCCCTCGGCGTCCTGCAGAACCATCCCGAGTGTCACGTCATGATCCTCCTCGTGGACGAGCGCCCCGAGGAAGTCACCGACTTCAAGCGCAGCGTGCCCTGCGAGGTCTGGGCCTCGTCCAACGACGACCCGGTCGAGAACCACATCCGCATCGCCGATCTCTGCATCGAGCGCGCCAAGCGTCTCGTCGAGGCCGGCAAGGACGTCGTCATGCTCATCGACTCCCTCACCCGCCTGGCCCGTGCCCACAACACCGCCAAGAACTCCGGCCGCACGGGCACCGGCGGCCTTGATGTCCGCGCGCTCGAGAAACCCCGCCAGCTCTTTGCCTCGGCCCGCAACACCGAGGAAGGTGGCAGCCTCACCATCATCGCCTCCATCCTGATCGAGACCGGCAGCCGCATGGACGATGTGATTTTCCAGGAATTCAAGGGCACCGGCAACATGGAGCTCGTCCTCGACCGCAAGGCGGCCGAGATGCGCATCTGGCCGGCGGTCAATGTCGCCTCCTCCGGCACCCGCAAGGAGGAGCTGCTCCTCGACGAGAAGACGCTGGAGGCCATCCACTTCTTCCGCCGCGCCCTTGTGCAGCAGAAGATCGAGGAGGCCACCGACACCATGGTCACCCGCCTCAGCAAGACCAAGACCAACGCCGAATTCGTCAAACTCATCGTCAAGTAA
- the ppk2 gene encoding polyphosphate kinase 2, which produces MAKDPTAAPFSATPPTPKQEDELIKRVHQDLIDDYDEELEMEREDWEHLEPGAPARPVETDSTREARNTYFKELFRMQGELVKMHDWIVASGHRLVILFEGRDAAGKGGAIKRITQRLNPRVARVAALPAPSSREKTQWYFQRYIEHLPAAGEMVLFDRSWYNRAGVERVMGFCNDEEYEEFFRSVPEFEKMLVRSGIQLIKYWFSITDEEQEFRFRCRINDPLKQWKLSPMDLESRKRWEQYTKAKEIMFKRSHIPEAPWWVVQAKDKKKGRLNCIHHLLSQVKYTEVAHKAIKLPPREHNPDYKREPISPKMLVPEVY; this is translated from the coding sequence ATGGCCAAAGATCCCACCGCCGCCCCCTTTTCCGCCACTCCCCCCACCCCCAAGCAGGAAGACGAACTCATCAAGCGCGTCCACCAGGATCTGATCGACGACTACGATGAGGAACTGGAGATGGAGCGCGAGGATTGGGAACACCTCGAGCCCGGCGCGCCCGCGCGGCCGGTGGAGACGGACAGCACCCGGGAGGCGCGCAACACGTATTTCAAGGAGCTCTTCCGGATGCAGGGCGAGCTGGTGAAGATGCACGACTGGATCGTGGCCAGCGGCCACCGGCTGGTGATCCTGTTCGAGGGCCGGGACGCCGCCGGCAAGGGCGGGGCCATCAAGCGTATCACGCAACGGCTTAACCCGCGCGTCGCCCGCGTGGCCGCCCTGCCCGCGCCCTCCAGCCGCGAGAAGACGCAGTGGTATTTCCAGCGCTACATCGAGCACCTGCCCGCCGCCGGCGAGATGGTGCTGTTCGACCGCAGCTGGTATAACCGCGCCGGCGTCGAGCGCGTCATGGGGTTCTGCAACGACGAGGAATACGAGGAGTTCTTCCGCTCCGTGCCCGAGTTCGAGAAGATGCTCGTGCGTTCCGGCATCCAGCTGATCAAATACTGGTTCTCCATCACCGACGAGGAGCAGGAGTTCCGGTTCCGCTGCCGGATCAACGACCCGCTCAAGCAGTGGAAGCTCAGCCCGATGGACCTCGAGTCCCGCAAGCGCTGGGAGCAATACACCAAGGCCAAGGAAATCATGTTCAAGCGTTCGCACATCCCCGAGGCCCCGTGGTGGGTCGTGCAGGCCAAGGACAAGAAAAAAGGCCGCCTCAACTGCATTCATCACCTCCTTTCCCAGGTGAAATACACCGAGGTCGCGCACAAGGCCATCAAGCTGCCGCCGCGGGAGCACAATCCCGACTACAAGCGCGAGCCCATTTCCCCCAAGATGCTCGTGCCTGAGGTCTACTGA
- a CDS encoding metallophosphoesterase, with protein MKGRLIAVGDIHGCHKEFEELLAKLDLGKDDRLILLGDLINRGPDSGKVVELARQYATASLLGNHELRHLNYRRTDDPSHLKKYDYATMEQLRGKDWDYLADMKLTYEDEELGVVFVHAGFLPDRPWSKQPARIVTRIQVVGKDGEPHKRAEEPEAPHWSELWSGPPFVVYGHTPRPEVTRTKWTLGIDTACVLGGSLTAYILPEKRIVQVKAREAYFKT; from the coding sequence ATGAAGGGCCGCCTCATTGCCGTCGGGGACATCCACGGCTGCCACAAGGAGTTCGAGGAGCTGCTCGCCAAGCTCGATCTGGGGAAGGACGACCGGTTGATCCTCCTTGGCGACCTGATCAACCGCGGCCCCGACAGCGGCAAGGTCGTCGAGCTGGCCCGGCAGTATGCCACGGCCTCGCTCCTCGGCAACCACGAGCTGCGCCACCTGAATTACCGGCGGACGGACGACCCGAGCCATCTCAAGAAATACGACTACGCCACGATGGAGCAGCTCCGCGGCAAGGACTGGGACTACCTCGCGGACATGAAGCTCACCTACGAGGACGAGGAACTCGGGGTGGTCTTCGTGCATGCCGGCTTCCTGCCCGACCGGCCCTGGTCGAAGCAGCCGGCGCGCATCGTCACGCGCATCCAGGTCGTCGGCAAGGACGGCGAACCGCACAAACGCGCCGAGGAGCCCGAGGCCCCGCACTGGTCCGAGTTGTGGTCCGGCCCGCCGTTCGTCGTCTACGGCCACACGCCCCGGCCCGAGGTGACGCGCACCAAATGGACCCTTGGCATCGACACCGCCTGCGTGCTGGGCGGCAGCCTGACGGCCTATATTTTGCCCGAAAAACGGATTGTGCAGGTGAAGGCGCGGGAAGCCTACTTCAAGACGTAG
- a CDS encoding isochorismatase family protein, whose protein sequence is MTASPAAPLLLCLDLQPVFLAAISDSQRVHWRCSFALEAAKGLGLPVVFTEQVPDKLGCTAEDLLALCREPEVLAKTAFSPFAEKKLAAHFRAKGLKHLLICGLETPICVYQTAMDALKAGYKVTLLADCLGARRAADATTVLAQLAHAGCNVLPAETVFYALVHEASHPFFRDYTKLVKKYG, encoded by the coding sequence ATGACTGCCTCTCCCGCCGCGCCCCTGCTGCTGTGCCTCGACCTGCAGCCGGTGTTCCTGGCGGCGATCAGTGACAGCCAGCGGGTTCACTGGCGTTGTTCATTCGCTTTGGAGGCCGCCAAGGGTCTCGGCCTGCCGGTGGTCTTCACCGAGCAGGTGCCCGACAAGCTCGGCTGCACGGCAGAGGACCTGCTCGCGCTCTGCCGCGAACCGGAGGTGCTGGCCAAGACCGCCTTCTCCCCGTTTGCCGAGAAGAAACTGGCTGCGCACTTTCGTGCCAAGGGCCTGAAGCATCTGCTCATCTGCGGTCTGGAGACGCCCATCTGCGTTTATCAGACCGCCATGGACGCCCTGAAGGCCGGTTACAAGGTCACCCTGCTGGCCGACTGCCTGGGCGCGCGCCGCGCCGCCGATGCCACCACCGTGCTGGCCCAGCTCGCCCATGCCGGCTGCAACGTCCTGCCAGCGGAGACGGTCTTCTACGCACTCGTGCACGAGGCCAGTCATCCCTTCTTCCGCGACTACACCAAACTCGTTAAGAAATACGGTTGA
- a CDS encoding HD domain-containing protein gives MADISTTLAVRDVKSLDPKGGDTFASVLLIKRLAERPTKTGNSFLAVELGDKTGSFTVNCFSDNPAFEFFKGLKEGAIVRIEAKVDYYQNRLSPRLLRAEQISADQLAGSPLMANLVETAPEDADALWKEFEGHIAAIGHTEMRATVQAVFDEIGAQFRIAPAAVAMHHAYRHGLLEHTCHMARAARALLPLYPEVDADLALAGVLVHDTGKVIEYQGDLVTSKSRKGILQGHVVLGYQLVRKAGLKAKLNPDLLERLEHIVLSHQGELEWGAAVIAATPEAVFVAKIDDLDAKMGMVQKLLRQAGDSDEFSDRHLGLNAQLLLTKPQK, from the coding sequence ATGGCTGACATTTCCACCACCCTCGCCGTTCGCGACGTCAAGAGCCTCGATCCCAAGGGCGGCGACACCTTCGCCAGCGTGCTGCTGATCAAGCGGCTGGCCGAGCGCCCCACCAAGACCGGCAATTCCTTCCTCGCGGTCGAGCTGGGCGACAAGACCGGGTCATTCACGGTCAATTGCTTCAGCGACAATCCCGCCTTTGAATTTTTCAAGGGCCTCAAGGAAGGCGCCATCGTCCGCATCGAGGCCAAGGTGGACTACTACCAGAACCGGCTTTCGCCGCGCCTGCTGCGCGCCGAGCAGATTTCCGCCGACCAGCTCGCCGGCTCGCCGCTCATGGCGAACCTGGTCGAGACGGCGCCCGAGGACGCCGATGCCCTGTGGAAGGAATTCGAGGGTCACATCGCCGCGATCGGCCACACCGAGATGCGCGCCACGGTGCAGGCGGTGTTTGACGAGATCGGCGCCCAGTTCCGCATCGCCCCCGCCGCCGTCGCCATGCACCACGCCTACCGGCACGGCCTGCTGGAGCACACCTGCCACATGGCGCGCGCCGCCCGCGCCCTGCTGCCGCTTTACCCGGAAGTGGACGCCGATCTCGCTCTCGCCGGCGTGCTGGTGCACGACACCGGCAAGGTGATCGAATACCAGGGCGACCTGGTCACCTCGAAGAGCCGCAAGGGCATCCTGCAGGGCCATGTGGTCCTCGGCTACCAGCTCGTCCGCAAGGCCGGGCTCAAGGCCAAGCTCAACCCCGATCTGCTTGAGCGGCTTGAGCACATCGTGCTCAGCCACCAAGGGGAACTTGAGTGGGGCGCGGCCGTCATCGCCGCCACCCCCGAGGCCGTGTTCGTCGCCAAGATCGACGACCTCGACGCCAAGATGGGCATGGTCCAGAAGCTCCTGCGCCAGGCCGGCGACTCCGACGAATTCTCCGACCGCCACCTCGGCCTGAACGCCCAGCTGCTGCTCACGAAGCCGCAGAAGTGA